In the Pseudomonas sp. DTU_2021_1001937_2_SI_NGA_ILE_001 genome, one interval contains:
- a CDS encoding lactate permease LctP family transporter: protein MQTWQQLYTPLGSLGLSAAAALIPIVFFFLALAVFRLKGHIAGSITLALSVLVAIFAFQMPVDMALAAAGYGFAYGLWPIAWIIVAAVFLYKLTVKSGQFEIIRSSVLTITDDQRLQVLLIGFCFGAFLEGAAGFGAPVAITAALLVGLGLNPLYAAGLCLIANTAPVAFGALGIPIIVAGQVSGIEAFKIGAMTGRQLPLLSIFVPFWLMFIMDGVRGVRETWPAAFVAGASFALTQYLTSNFIGPELPDITSALVSIISLTLFLKVWQPQRASDVVISGGGAAMLGGGGSAPMSSRTPSPYSAGQIFKAWSPFLILTAMVTVWTLKPFKALFAAGGPLQAWTINTAVPFLDQMVIKGTPIVAKATAMPAVYKLDLIAASGTAILLSAIVSMIVLRISAKIGLTTFKETLIELRWAIVSIGMVLAFAFVMNYSGMSSTLALVLAGTGAAFPFFSPFLGWLGVFLTGSDTSANALFGALQATTAHQTGVSDVLMVAANSSGGVTGKMISPQSIAVACAATGLVGKESDLFRFTLKHSLFFATLVGLITYAQAYWFTGMLVH from the coding sequence CGCTGGCGGTGTTCCGGCTCAAGGGGCATATCGCCGGCAGCATCACCCTGGCGCTGTCGGTGCTGGTGGCGATCTTCGCCTTCCAGATGCCGGTGGACATGGCCCTGGCCGCTGCCGGTTACGGATTCGCCTACGGTCTGTGGCCCATCGCCTGGATCATCGTCGCGGCGGTGTTCCTGTACAAACTCACGGTCAAGAGCGGCCAGTTCGAAATCATCCGCAGCTCGGTACTGACCATCACCGACGACCAGCGCCTGCAGGTGCTGCTGATCGGCTTCTGCTTCGGCGCATTCCTGGAAGGCGCGGCCGGGTTCGGCGCCCCGGTGGCGATTACCGCCGCGCTGCTGGTCGGCCTGGGCCTGAACCCGCTGTACGCTGCCGGCCTGTGCCTGATCGCCAACACCGCACCGGTGGCCTTCGGCGCCCTGGGCATTCCGATCATCGTCGCCGGCCAGGTGTCGGGGATCGAAGCGTTCAAGATCGGCGCCATGACCGGCCGCCAGCTGCCGCTGCTGTCGATCTTCGTGCCGTTCTGGCTGATGTTCATCATGGACGGCGTGCGCGGTGTGCGGGAAACCTGGCCGGCCGCGTTCGTCGCCGGGGCCAGCTTCGCCCTCACCCAGTACCTGACCTCCAACTTCATCGGCCCCGAGCTGCCGGACATCACCTCGGCGCTGGTCAGCATCATTTCCCTGACCCTGTTCCTCAAGGTCTGGCAGCCGCAGCGTGCCAGCGACGTGGTGATCAGCGGCGGTGGCGCGGCCATGCTGGGCGGTGGCGGCAGCGCTCCGATGTCGTCGCGCACGCCATCGCCCTACAGTGCCGGGCAGATCTTCAAGGCCTGGTCGCCGTTCCTGATTCTCACCGCCATGGTCACCGTCTGGACCCTCAAGCCGTTCAAAGCACTGTTCGCCGCCGGTGGGCCGCTGCAGGCCTGGACCATCAACACCGCCGTGCCGTTCCTCGACCAGATGGTCATCAAGGGCACCCCCATCGTCGCCAAGGCCACGGCCATGCCGGCGGTGTACAAGCTGGACCTGATCGCCGCGTCGGGCACCGCCATTCTGCTCTCGGCCATCGTCTCGATGATCGTACTGCGCATCAGCGCGAAGATTGGTCTGACCACCTTCAAGGAGACCCTCATCGAGTTGCGCTGGGCCATCGTGTCCATCGGCATGGTGCTGGCCTTCGCCTTCGTCATGAACTACTCGGGCATGTCCTCCACGCTGGCCCTGGTACTGGCCGGCACCGGCGCGGCGTTCCCGTTCTTCTCGCCGTTCCTCGGCTGGCTGGGCGTGTTCCTCACCGGCTCGGACACCTCGGCCAACGCCCTGTTCGGCGCCCTGCAGGCCACCACCGCGCACCAGACCGGCGTCAGTGACGTGCTGATGGTGGCGGCCAACTCCAGCGGCGGCGTCACCGGCAAGATGATCTCGCCGCAATCCATCGCCGTGGCCTGCGCCGCCACCGGCCTGGTCGGCAAGGAGTCGGACCTGTTCCGCTTCACCCTCAAGCACAGCCTGTTCTTCGCCACCCTGGTCGGCCTCATCACCTACGCCCAGGCGTACTGGTTCACCGGCATGCTGGTGCATTGA